The Piliocolobus tephrosceles isolate RC106 unplaced genomic scaffold, ASM277652v3 unscaffolded_456, whole genome shotgun sequence genome contains a region encoding:
- the LOC111528598 gene encoding histone H4 isoform X2, with translation MSGRGKGGKGLGKGGAKRHRKVLRDNIQGITKPAIRRLARRGGVKRISGLIYEETRGVLKVFLENVIRDAVTYTEHAKRKTVTAMDVVYALKRQGRTLYGFGG, from the coding sequence ATGTCTGGCAGGGGAAAGGGTGGAAAAGGCTTAGGCAAAGGGGGCGCTAAGCGCCACCGCAAGGTCCTGAGAGACAACATTCAGGGCATCACCAAGCCTGCCATTCGGCGTCTAGCTCGGCGTGGCGGCGTTAAGCGGATCTCTGGCCTCATTTACGAGGAGACCCGCGGTGTGCTGAAGGTGTTCCTGGAGAACGTGATTCGGGACGCAGTCACCTACACCGAGCACGCCAAGCGCAAGACCGTCACAGCCATGGATGTGGTGTACGCGCTCAAGCGCCAGGGGCGCACACTGTACGGCTTCGGAGGCTAG